Proteins found in one Mycoplasmopsis citelli genomic segment:
- the rbfA gene encoding 30S ribosome-binding factor RbfA yields MNNVNLSRKESQVMQLVADILANEITNANIIDPVVVDAKLSADLSHLKVFVSLGKSPKKGLKALNNAAGFVRSVLAKSLNWRKVPAVIFYLDEVTSHGMKIDAILEKLKKESN; encoded by the coding sequence ATGAATAATGTTAATTTATCTCGTAAAGAATCACAAGTAATGCAACTAGTTGCCGATATTTTAGCTAATGAAATTACTAATGCAAACATCATTGATCCTGTTGTAGTGGATGCAAAACTTTCTGCAGATTTATCGCATCTAAAAGTTTTTGTATCACTTGGAAAAAGCCCAAAAAAAGGTCTTAAAGCCCTAAATAATGCCGCAGGGTTTGTTCGGAGCGTGCTTGCAAAATCACTAAATTGACGCAAAGTTCCTGCAGTTATATTTTATTTAGACGAAGTAACTAGTCATGGAATGAAAATTGATGCTATTTTAGAGAAACTTAAAAAAGAAAGCAATTAA
- the msrA gene encoding peptide-methionine (S)-S-oxide reductase MsrA, which produces MEKEVYLAGGCFWGVQAYFAKVNGVLKTSVHYLNGGFEGVSYKEVCNNSSHVEAVKIIYDSKILSEAEIFDLFLGIINPYSYNKQGNDKGVQYRVGIYCKDPALRHTFNLLNNEFKAKERKDNYIEILDVFDDTLAEEYHQDYLSKNPFGYCHINLNSLPKKYQKDDEK; this is translated from the coding sequence ATGGAAAAAGAAGTATATTTAGCTGGTGGATGCTTTTGAGGAGTTCAAGCTTATTTTGCAAAAGTTAATGGAGTCTTAAAAACTAGTGTTCATTATTTAAATGGTGGTTTTGAAGGAGTTTCTTATAAAGAAGTATGTAATAATTCTTCACATGTTGAAGCAGTAAAAATTATTTATGATTCAAAAATCTTAAGTGAAGCGGAAATTTTTGATCTTTTTTTAGGAATTATTAATCCGTATTCATATAATAAACAAGGAAATGATAAAGGGGTTCAATATCGGGTAGGAATTTATTGCAAAGATCCAGCTTTAAGACATACTTTTAATTTGTTAAACAATGAATTTAAAGCCAAAGAACGCAAAGATAATTACATTGAAATTTTAGATGTATTTGATGATACTCTTGCTGAAGAATATCATCAAGATTATTTAAGCAAAAATCCTTTTGGATACTGCCATATTAATTTAAATTCACTTCCTAAAAAATATCAAAAAGATGATGAAAAATAA
- a CDS encoding phospho-furanose lactonase, with the protein MKKFARTVLGDIDPQELGVVDCHDHLIKNYGPEAHEHPDFVMLSIDAAVKEMEEYVAKGGKTMVTMDPPNVGRDVHRMLEIAHKLKGKAHLIMATGFHKAAFYDKGASWLALAPIDEIVKMVKAEIEEGMDELNYSGPVVKRSASKAGIIKAGTGYAAIDRLELKSLEVAARSSIETGAPILVHTQLGTMAYEAAQHLIDFGANPRKIQLSHLNKNPDKYYYEKIISELGVSLCFDGPDRVKYYTDATLAENIKYLVDKGYQKHITLSLDAGRILYQRHYGLEKGKETFGLGYLFDRFIPLLKQVGVSEEAIEDMLVNNPREILTFDEKRTFDLSKVNPRVLELKKLLKVS; encoded by the coding sequence ATGAAAAAATTTGCAAGAACTGTACTTGGTGATATTGATCCACAAGAATTAGGGGTTGTGGATTGCCATGATCACTTAATTAAAAACTACGGACCAGAAGCACATGAACATCCAGATTTTGTGATGCTTTCAATTGATGCAGCTGTTAAGGAAATGGAAGAGTATGTAGCTAAAGGTGGAAAAACCATGGTTACTATGGATCCACCTAATGTGGGTAGAGATGTTCACAGAATGCTAGAAATTGCTCATAAGCTTAAAGGAAAAGCACACCTTATTATGGCAACTGGATTTCACAAGGCAGCCTTTTATGATAAAGGTGCTTCATGACTTGCTTTAGCACCTATTGATGAGATTGTTAAAATGGTTAAAGCAGAAATTGAAGAAGGGATGGATGAACTTAACTACAGCGGACCAGTGGTGAAACGTTCAGCATCTAAAGCTGGAATTATTAAAGCTGGGACTGGATATGCAGCTATTGACCGCCTTGAATTAAAATCTCTTGAAGTTGCTGCTCGTTCAAGTATTGAAACTGGTGCTCCAATTTTAGTTCACACTCAACTTGGAACCATGGCTTATGAAGCAGCTCAACACTTAATTGATTTTGGGGCAAATCCAAGAAAAATTCAATTATCACACCTAAACAAAAATCCAGATAAGTATTACTATGAAAAAATTATTAGCGAGTTAGGTGTTTCACTTTGTTTTGATGGACCTGATCGAGTTAAATACTACACTGATGCTACTTTAGCAGAAAATATTAAATATTTAGTAGATAAAGGATATCAAAAACACATTACTTTATCACTAGATGCAGGTAGAATTTTATACCAAAGACACTATGGACTTGAAAAAGGAAAAGAAACCTTTGGTTTAGGATATTTATTTGATAGATTCATTCCTTTACTTAAACAAGTTGGTGTAAGTGAAGAAGCTATTGAAGATATGTTAGTAAATAACCCAAGAGAAATCTTAACTTTTGATGAAAAAAGAACTTTTGATCTTTCAAAAGTTAATCCAAGAGTTTTAGAACTTAAAAAACTCTTAAAAGTTAGTTAA
- a CDS encoding PTS ascorbate transporter subunit IIC encodes MIKKLDKKKKTGLIVGWSVFAAINIIIILITVLVKSAFPTQPEKGTQIVAWSGDAVGKAFLFLFNRVYLDNFFKIPALLLGSLTFVGYMTMGRGLRQSVIGALKTIIGFLLLSIGSGTLISLAEPVFRGIKNIGGAGVVPLDPYFALASSNNFFANAFKGNDYTSLISFTFILGYIINMIMVALKRWTNTNSLMITGHVMLQQSAVVTTILYVILFRDFSLFQGTLSLGEQAGLVVISGILLGAYWATASTATTKGTNVVTQNAGFSIGHQQMLAIATSYKLGRFFGKKEDSAETKKLPSYLKIFEDNIFTQTVIVLILFLSLFAILLAVDHTTVIDGSFNKFIDAEELNPELAKSKGPIKYTLWNGSFGGANFVVNIFGGSLKIVAALIAIITGVRMFITELQQSFHGISEKIIPGAVVAVDVAAVYGFSINSVTFGFISGVIGQFAGVGIVIALSFIPGQNFLFIAIPLFITLFFNSGSLGVYANASGGWKAALLLPGIIGFIEIIIISIATRAISNATSSLGIISPVDSGFIGMADWNIFFGLLMWISSYNTVVAWILVVLAIFAMLAMGMIVDNGSQTKPTFLQKVLKLKPTLVNS; translated from the coding sequence ATGATTAAAAAATTAGACAAAAAGAAAAAAACCGGTCTAATTGTTGGATGATCAGTTTTTGCCGCAATTAATATCATAATTATTTTAATTACTGTATTAGTTAAATCAGCATTTCCAACCCAACCTGAAAAAGGAACTCAAATTGTTGCTTGGAGTGGTGATGCTGTAGGTAAAGCGTTTTTGTTCCTATTTAACAGAGTTTACTTAGATAACTTCTTTAAAATTCCTGCATTGTTACTTGGATCCCTTACCTTTGTAGGATACATGACCATGGGAAGAGGTTTAAGACAATCAGTTATTGGAGCGCTAAAAACTATTATTGGTTTTTTACTTCTATCAATTGGTTCAGGAACTTTAATTTCTTTAGCAGAACCAGTATTTAGAGGAATTAAAAATATTGGAGGTGCAGGGGTTGTTCCTCTTGATCCTTACTTTGCACTTGCTAGCTCTAATAATTTCTTTGCTAATGCCTTTAAAGGAAATGATTATACTTCACTTATTTCGTTTACTTTTATTTTAGGATATATCATTAACATGATTATGGTGGCTCTTAAAAGATGAACTAACACTAACAGTTTAATGATTACAGGGCATGTTATGTTACAACAAAGTGCAGTTGTTACAACTATACTTTATGTAATATTATTTAGAGATTTTAGTTTATTTCAAGGAACATTAAGTCTTGGTGAACAAGCTGGATTAGTTGTTATATCGGGTATTTTACTTGGAGCATATTGAGCAACAGCTTCAACTGCAACTACAAAAGGAACTAATGTAGTTACTCAAAACGCTGGATTTTCAATTGGTCACCAACAAATGCTAGCGATTGCTACTAGTTACAAACTAGGAAGATTCTTTGGTAAAAAAGAAGATTCAGCTGAAACCAAAAAATTACCTTCATATTTAAAAATATTTGAAGATAATATTTTTACTCAAACAGTTATTGTTTTAATTTTGTTCTTATCGTTATTTGCTATTTTGCTTGCTGTAGATCACACAACAGTTATTGATGGTTCATTTAATAAATTTATTGACGCCGAAGAATTAAACCCTGAATTAGCAAAATCTAAAGGACCAATTAAATACACACTTTGAAATGGTTCTTTTGGTGGAGCCAACTTTGTGGTTAATATCTTTGGTGGTTCTCTCAAAATTGTTGCTGCTTTAATTGCAATTATTACCGGTGTTAGAATGTTTATTACCGAATTACAACAATCATTCCACGGAATTAGTGAAAAAATTATTCCTGGGGCAGTTGTTGCCGTTGATGTTGCTGCAGTTTATGGATTTTCAATTAACTCAGTAACCTTTGGATTTATTTCTGGGGTTATTGGTCAATTTGCAGGGGTAGGAATTGTTATTGCATTATCATTTATCCCTGGTCAAAACTTTTTATTTATTGCAATTCCATTATTTATTACATTATTCTTTAACTCTGGTTCTCTTGGGGTTTATGCTAATGCAAGTGGTGGTTGAAAAGCCGCTTTACTTCTTCCGGGAATTATTGGATTTATTGAAATTATCATTATTTCAATTGCTACTAGAGCTATTTCTAATGCTACTAGCTCGCTTGGAATTATTTCGCCAGTAGATAGTGGATTTATTGGTATGGCTGACTGAAATATCTTCTTTGGGTTATTAATGTGAATTTCATCATACAATACTGTAGTTGCTTGAATTTTAGTGGTATTAGCAATTTTTGCAATGCTTGCAATGGGTATGATTGTAGATAATGGATCACAAACCAAACCAACATTCTTACAAAAAGTTCTTAAATTAAAACCAACATTAGTTAATAGCTAA
- a CDS encoding PTS sugar transporter subunit IIB: MENKQLKIVAACGNGMGTSMLIKLSVQNIMKELGVDAQVDALSMGQSVGLTNSVDIIISSKHLSDQFDHNQRAKIVGVTNLMDKNEIKEALKKALGL, translated from the coding sequence ATGGAAAACAAACAATTAAAAATCGTTGCTGCTTGTGGAAATGGAATGGGAACAAGTATGCTTATTAAATTATCAGTTCAAAACATTATGAAAGAACTTGGAGTTGATGCTCAAGTGGATGCTCTTTCAATGGGACAATCAGTTGGATTAACTAATTCAGTTGATATTATCATCTCTTCAAAACATCTTTCAGACCAATTTGATCACAATCAAAGAGCTAAAATTGTTGGAGTTACCAACTTAATGGATAAAAACGAAATCAAAGAAGCTCTTAAAAAAGCATTAGGATTATAA
- a CDS encoding PTS sugar transporter subunit IIA, translated as MEKINLLEILKKHDTVNVGLSAKDWQEAVHLSVKPLIDKGLVESRYFDAVIENTHKYGPYYIVADYFAMPHAQSEAGVLQNSFSLVTLKEPVYFEKDERPVRLLVALAATSAEVHTSEALPQIVKIFGDPSNVEAIMNASSKEEVLALITKIDAEAPEF; from the coding sequence ATGGAAAAAATCAACTTACTTGAAATTTTAAAAAAACATGACACTGTTAATGTAGGTCTTAGTGCTAAAGATTGACAAGAAGCTGTACACCTTTCGGTAAAACCGCTTATTGACAAAGGATTAGTTGAAAGCAGATATTTTGATGCAGTAATTGAAAATACTCACAAATACGGACCTTACTACATTGTGGCTGATTATTTTGCTATGCCACATGCTCAAAGTGAAGCTGGGGTGCTTCAAAACTCTTTTTCACTAGTGACTTTAAAAGAGCCAGTTTATTTTGAAAAAGATGAGCGTCCAGTGCGTTTATTAGTTGCTTTAGCAGCTACTAGTGCAGAAGTACACACCTCTGAAGCATTGCCTCAAATTGTTAAAATCTTTGGAGATCCAAGCAATGTAGAAGCCATTATGAATGCTTCAAGTAAAGAAGAAGTTTTAGCTTTAATTACTAAAATTGATGCTGAAGCTCCAGAATTTTAA
- a CDS encoding 3-keto-L-gulonate-6-phosphate decarboxylase UlaD, translating to MALPLLQIALDNLTIEEAINSAQKAAKYIDVIEVGTILLASEGKKAIAELKKAFPDKIIVADGKIADAGKVFAKMFFESGADYTTAICAAENATMEDLVQYSQTFGNGKELQVEMTTNFTWEQVQSWKQAGVPQVVWHRARDAQAAGVKWGQKDIDTVKKLADMGFKVTVTGGVAVEDIKLFKDIPIYIFIAGRSIRDAADPQAAAKEFKDEFKKYWSN from the coding sequence ATGGCATTACCATTATTACAAATTGCTCTTGATAATTTAACTATCGAAGAAGCAATTAATTCAGCTCAAAAAGCTGCTAAATATATTGATGTAATTGAAGTTGGAACTATTTTACTAGCTTCAGAAGGAAAAAAAGCAATTGCTGAATTAAAAAAAGCTTTTCCAGATAAAATCATTGTTGCTGACGGAAAAATTGCTGATGCAGGAAAAGTCTTTGCCAAAATGTTTTTTGAAAGTGGAGCTGATTATACTACTGCTATTTGTGCTGCTGAAAATGCAACTATGGAAGATTTAGTTCAATATTCACAAACTTTTGGAAATGGAAAAGAACTCCAAGTAGAAATGACTACTAATTTCACTTGAGAACAAGTCCAAAGCTGAAAACAAGCTGGAGTTCCACAAGTGGTATGACACCGTGCTCGCGATGCTCAAGCTGCAGGAGTTAAATGAGGTCAAAAAGATATTGACACTGTTAAAAAACTAGCTGATATGGGGTTTAAAGTAACTGTAACTGGGGGAGTTGCAGTTGAAGATATTAAGTTATTTAAAGATATTCCAATTTATATTTTTATTGCTGGAAGATCAATTCGTGATGCTGCTGACCCTCAAGCAGCTGCAAAGGAATTTAAAGATGAATTCAAAAAATACTGATCAAACTAA
- a CDS encoding L-ribulose-5-phosphate 3-epimerase has product MNSKNTDQTNEAKKTKKKNTHLKKRYLGIYEKAINKKFDWATKIDIAKAGGYDFIEFSVDESPERLERLTWSNAQINELKKLLIEKNFYFNSMCLSAHRRYPFGSRDPKKRAMALDIMEKAIILAKKLGIRIIQIAAYDVYYEVPNQVTRNYFLQGMKKAAALAQKHSVTLAFETMDVDFAGTISKCLAFLKEIDSPMFYIYPDLGNLNQFTEDVANEILLGKDKIVAFHFKDTLPRKFKEVPWGKGTVDFPKSLKEIKRNKLDVPILIEMWSKNDPEETAEQNIELLREAKAFYLKQWKRAKGE; this is encoded by the coding sequence ATGAATTCAAAAAATACTGATCAAACTAACGAAGCTAAAAAAACTAAAAAGAAAAACACCCATCTTAAAAAACGTTATTTAGGAATTTACGAAAAAGCTATTAATAAAAAATTTGATTGAGCTACTAAAATTGATATTGCTAAAGCCGGAGGATATGATTTTATCGAGTTTAGCGTTGATGAATCGCCAGAACGTTTAGAACGCTTAACTTGAAGTAATGCTCAAATTAATGAGCTGAAAAAATTACTCATTGAAAAAAACTTTTACTTTAATTCAATGTGTTTAAGTGCACACCGCAGATATCCTTTTGGGTCTCGTGATCCTAAAAAACGTGCTATGGCTTTAGATATTATGGAAAAAGCCATTATCTTAGCTAAAAAACTTGGTATTCGAATTATTCAAATTGCTGCTTATGATGTGTATTATGAAGTTCCAAACCAAGTAACTCGTAATTACTTCCTTCAAGGAATGAAAAAAGCAGCTGCTTTAGCTCAAAAACATAGCGTAACTCTTGCTTTTGAAACTATGGATGTTGATTTTGCTGGAACTATTAGTAAGTGTTTAGCCTTTTTAAAAGAAATTGATTCGCCAATGTTTTACATTTATCCTGATTTAGGAAATTTAAACCAATTTACCGAAGATGTTGCCAACGAAATTTTACTTGGAAAAGATAAAATTGTTGCCTTTCACTTCAAAGACACTCTTCCAAGAAAATTTAAAGAAGTCCCTTGAGGTAAAGGAACTGTTGATTTTCCAAAATCACTAAAAGAAATTAAACGCAATAAATTAGATGTTCCAATTTTAATTGAAATGTGGTCAAAAAATGATCCTGAAGAAACTGCTGAACAAAACATCGAATTACTTCGTGAAGCTAAAGCATTTTACTTAAAACAATGAAAGCGAGCTAAAGGTGAATAA
- a CDS encoding L-ribulose-5-phosphate 4-epimerase, protein MLLYKYKLAIHTWGNVSGITKDRKLMVIKPSGVSYESMTPEDMVVVDMDNNVIDSKLNPSSDTPTHTLLYKANANIQGIVHTHSPYAVGFAQAGKEIKCFGTTHADNFYGSVPCTRELTDEEINGAYEHNTGLVIIEHYTKNNLSFESTSATLVKEHGPFVWSTKSPKDAVNLALTLEEVAKMALHTLIIDPHKEQANQTLQDKHHFRKHGPNAYYGQIKK, encoded by the coding sequence ATGCTTTTGTATAAATATAAACTAGCCATTCATACCTGAGGAAATGTTTCAGGAATTACCAAAGACCGTAAATTAATGGTTATTAAACCTTCAGGAGTAAGTTACGAAAGCATGACTCCTGAAGATATGGTTGTTGTGGATATGGATAATAATGTTATTGATTCAAAACTTAATCCATCAAGTGATACTCCAACACACACTTTACTTTATAAAGCAAATGCAAACATCCAAGGAATTGTTCATACTCACTCACCATATGCAGTTGGATTTGCTCAAGCTGGAAAAGAAATTAAGTGTTTTGGAACAACGCATGCTGATAATTTTTATGGCTCAGTTCCTTGCACTCGTGAACTTACCGATGAAGAAATTAATGGAGCATACGAGCATAATACGGGATTAGTTATTATTGAACATTACACCAAAAACAACCTTAGTTTTGAATCTACTAGTGCCACTTTAGTTAAAGAACATGGACCTTTTGTGTGATCAACTAAAAGTCCTAAAGATGCAGTTAATTTAGCATTAACCTTAGAAGAAGTAGCCAAAATGGCACTACATACTTTAATTATTGATCCGCACAAAGAACAAGCAAATCAAACCCTTCAAGACAAACACCATTTTAGAAAACATGGTCCAAACGCATATTATGGACAAATTAAAAAATAG
- a CDS encoding HAD family hydrolase has protein sequence MDKLKNSDFEYVFFDLDGTLLNSKKEILPSSKEAIATLKKLNKKMSIITGRPPYLAKEEFLSLNLHYPVICCNGALIYDFYKNKIVYKNPIDPQSTKQVFDILIKNNVTFLIYTTTKGILGFYNKETLPEWFSWISSTNAKRKPENQFPFEYHTYFEWKALNFEITKEEIVKFLVIKSDSRLEDAQQAATELTNVSNIYMINSQAKVFDIMPVGISKGDSLKKLAQLYEINLDKTLVFGDEDNDISMFKVAKYSVAMGQSKDAVKQHASYITTSNDEDGIYQFLNKIK, from the coding sequence ATGGACAAATTAAAAAATAGTGATTTTGAATATGTCTTTTTTGATTTAGATGGAACATTACTTAATTCAAAAAAGGAAATTTTACCTAGTTCTAAAGAAGCAATTGCCACTTTAAAAAAACTCAACAAAAAAATGTCAATTATCACTGGGAGACCACCTTATTTAGCTAAAGAAGAATTTTTAAGCTTAAATTTACACTATCCAGTTATTTGTTGCAATGGAGCTCTTATTTATGATTTTTATAAGAATAAAATTGTTTATAAAAATCCAATTGACCCCCAAAGCACAAAGCAAGTATTTGATATCTTAATTAAAAATAATGTTACTTTTTTAATTTATACTACCACTAAAGGGATTTTAGGATTTTACAATAAAGAAACATTACCAGAATGATTTAGCTGAATAAGTAGCACTAATGCTAAACGCAAGCCGGAAAATCAATTTCCCTTTGAGTATCATACTTACTTTGAGTGAAAAGCATTAAATTTTGAAATAACTAAGGAAGAAATTGTGAAGTTTTTAGTAATTAAATCCGATAGCAGGCTTGAAGATGCCCAACAAGCAGCTACAGAGTTAACAAATGTAAGCAATATTTACATGATTAATTCGCAAGCAAAAGTTTTTGACATTATGCCTGTTGGTATTTCAAAAGGAGATTCGTTAAAAAAACTAGCTCAATTATATGAGATTAATTTAGATAAAACCCTTGTTTTTGGTGATGAAGATAATGATATTTCAATGTTTAAAGTGGCTAAATATTCAGTTGCAATGGGCCAATCTAAAGACGCAGTAAAACAACATGCTAGTTACATCACCACTTCAAATGATGAGGATGGAATATATCAATTTTTAAATAAAATAAAATAA
- a CDS encoding MPN499 family protein: MKDVRKVRVNNMDNGFWMVPTIYRILTPKSRNYAIKHAWTLIDLIEKNDFQDDNILFSFNGDNKFQLFNLLLKYRGYDFQLSFHKVEQMHESDYIDWEIIPNLLIRFNYKTIKTLYAGYVFFFTKKYFEYLYESNKHHAHEGKVILEWSRFGFHAI; this comes from the coding sequence ATGAAAGACGTTAGAAAAGTTAGAGTAAACAATATGGACAATGGATTTTGAATGGTCCCTACCATTTATCGAATCTTAACTCCTAAATCCAGGAATTACGCCATAAAACACGCTTGAACTTTAATTGATTTAATTGAAAAGAATGATTTTCAAGATGATAATATCCTCTTTTCTTTTAATGGAGATAACAAATTTCAACTTTTTAATTTATTACTTAAATACCGTGGATATGATTTTCAATTATCCTTTCACAAAGTTGAGCAAATGCATGAAAGTGATTATATTGATTGAGAAATTATTCCCAATTTACTCATTCGTTTTAATTATAAAACCATTAAAACTTTATATGCTGGATATGTATTTTTCTTTACAAAAAAATATTTTGAATATTTATATGAAAGTAATAAACATCATGCTCATGAAGGAAAAGTTATCCTTGAATGAAGTAGATTTGGCTTTCACGCTATTTAA
- a CDS encoding restriction endonuclease subunit S: protein MEEKRLGNYIKIIKGKQLNKDKTYETGKYPVINGGVSPTGYFNECNHEANTITISQGGASAGYVDFQKTKFWASAHCYVIKTKNEEILHNKYLYYFLKSNESNLKKQSHGAGIPSLAQEHILNLEMILPDIKRQEEIVKTLDLFTNFSQELEAELEARKKQYNFYRNKLLNFEYLTNFKTYNLEDIVEFEKGKANIVPDKGTRFPVITSAKKPQYYTDVYNREKNHITIASSGEGSSGYVAFWDTPIFARNCFTIKANENIVLQKYLFHFLKNKQNYIYSLTSNGVIHNIYPSSVSKIQILVPDLLIQQKIIDVLDNFEKICQDLNIGLPAEIELRDKQYSYYRDKLLSLTSDIFEETARSRDS, encoded by the coding sequence ATGGAAGAAAAAAGACTAGGTAATTATATAAAAATTATTAAAGGAAAACAACTTAATAAAGATAAAACATATGAAACAGGTAAATATCCAGTTATTAATGGAGGAGTTTCACCAACTGGATATTTTAATGAATGTAATCATGAAGCAAATACGATTACAATTTCCCAAGGAGGAGCTTCTGCAGGTTATGTAGATTTTCAAAAAACTAAATTTTGAGCCAGTGCACATTGCTATGTGATTAAAACAAAAAATGAAGAAATTTTACACAACAAATACTTGTACTATTTTCTTAAAAGTAATGAATCAAACCTTAAAAAACAGTCTCATGGTGCAGGAATTCCGTCTCTAGCACAAGAGCATATTTTAAATTTAGAAATGATTTTACCAGATATTAAAAGACAAGAAGAAATAGTAAAAACATTAGATTTGTTTACCAATTTTTCGCAAGAGCTAGAGGCCGAGCTAGAGGCAAGAAAAAAACAATATAACTTTTATAGAAATAAACTATTAAACTTTGAATATTTAACTAATTTTAAAACTTACAATTTAGAAGATATTGTTGAGTTTGAAAAAGGAAAAGCTAATATAGTACCAGATAAAGGTACCAGATTTCCTGTTATAACAAGCGCTAAAAAACCGCAATATTATACTGATGTTTATAATAGAGAAAAAAATCATATTACTATTGCTTCATCAGGAGAAGGTTCTTCTGGATATGTTGCTTTTTGAGATACGCCAATTTTTGCTAGAAATTGCTTCACCATCAAAGCAAATGAAAATATTGTTCTTCAAAAATATTTATTTCATTTTTTAAAAAATAAACAAAACTATATTTATTCATTAACCTCAAATGGTGTAATACACAATATATATCCATCTTCAGTATCGAAAATTCAAATTCTTGTTCCTGATTTGTTAATTCAACAAAAAATTATTGATGTTTTAGATAATTTTGAAAAAATTTGTCAGGATTTAAATATCGGATTACCTGCAGAAATTGAACTTAGAGATAAACAATATTCTTATTATCGAGATAAATTATTAAGTCTAACAAGCGATATTTTCGAAGAGACAGCTAGATCTAGAGACAGCTAG
- a CDS encoding restriction endonuclease subunit S produces the protein MGKQLNKDKTSKIGLYPVINGGTSPTGYFDNYNQESNTITIAQGGSTGYVDFQKTKFWASAHCYIIKPKDEKVLLNKYLYYFLKNNENILKEESYGAGIPSLSRESILNLKFNIPSIQTQQYIVDTLDYFEEITNDLSKGLPSEIMLRNKQYQYYRNKLLFK, from the coding sequence ATAGGCAAACAACTAAACAAAGATAAAACATCTAAAATAGGCTTATATCCAGTAATTAATGGAGGGACATCACCTACTGGATATTTTGATAATTATAATCAGGAATCTAATACAATTACAATTGCTCAAGGTGGATCTACAGGTTATGTAGATTTTCAAAAAACAAAATTTTGAGCCAGTGCACATTGCTATATAATCAAACCTAAAGATGAAAAAGTTTTACTTAATAAATATCTTTATTATTTCCTTAAAAATAATGAAAATATTCTTAAAGAAGAATCTTATGGAGCTGGAATTCCTTCATTATCAAGAGAATCGATTTTAAATTTAAAATTTAACATCCCTAGCATTCAAACTCAACAATATATTGTTGATACTTTAGATTACTTTGAAGAAATTACCAACGATTTATCCAAAGGTCTACCTTCAGAAATTATGCTTAGAAATAAACAATATCAATACTATCGTAATAAGTTACTTTTTAAATAA